The window ATATAATagtaataaaataaacaaattggAAAAATGGCTTGCATGGTGGAGATAGGGATCAATTTGTTAGGTCGGTGGGTGGGTGTGCGGCGGGCCCATAAGCCAACAGCTGGACTAAATGCTCCGTGTTCCATACGAAAAAGTCCTCCTCCCCGTAGCCCCACCCTCACTGGTCTTGCATGTAATCAGTATCGAATGACAATTAGCTAAACTCGTGTCTGCTTCAATGGTTTCGTCTGATCTCGTGTTCAGCATTATATAAATTTGTCCGTATTATAACTGGATCAACAATCACCGGTGAAAATGATTCGGTGCAGCGTAGGTAGTAGCATTGCAGGCgtaaatattaaattaataaataaaaaccctaaaataataatataaaaaaaaatgcagtaaATTCTCTCTTCTTGACATATGTTGCCGGCTCGTGGGATTAAGGGTTGGCTAGTTAAGTTTTCAGGTTTGTTTCAAAAGTTGTCGGCTTTTTGAgattaaatttgaaattagatttaattaaataatttcttactttgtaagaaaaggaaaaagacatgtgtgttcaaaaatttattacacTTTTTGATATTATTGTGCTTAGTATTTGCATTTCTTCATTTAGTATCTACGTCTATCGTATCAGTGACTACTCTCCTGGCCATACGGTGCAACATTAttaaagtaaaaaaagaaagagagagaaagtagtggtatttaTTTAGGCATTATAttgtttagtgaaaaaatttgtttttggattttaaaaatattatctaattaattagaattaatcttatatatactattACTGTTAGATATATGACACATGcgtgaaatttaaattttactcGTGTATCATTCATCTAACcgtgacagtgtatacatttaCAGTGtttataagatttactcaattAATTAATACATTTGTGGAAGATCTTTTCACCTCACATGTCTTGCATCTCCATAtagtgtttaattttttttttaaaaaaatgccaGCACTCAAATTGTAAGGACAAAAGAATCCAACGCCTCAAAGAGTGTGTTTGGAtcgtaaattatttgagatatttttactatagcattttttgtgatgcgatgtatgtgagataaaaagataattaaaaaaataaaaaatatattaaaaattataattatgaTGTAAGTAAATATATTTGAGCAAATAATATTCTTTCCAAACACTCCGAGGCACAATTAAAAACGTACGGGCTCACGTGAATAATGAACAAATTATCCATAAACTATTAACGATGAATTAGTAGTATaaaatttgtccaaaaattATTTACGTACAAACGATTGCACCAAATCCCAACTCGCAATCGCAATTTGCAGAGGCGTGCGGACAAAGCAAGAAGGCAGGGTCCAGAGGAAGTAAAGAGCAGCAGGGCCACAGGCGATTAGAGGGCCGGGGTGGGGGAGGCGAATCGTAATTGTAAAGAGGAGGGACAGGTACCTCCTGAGTTCCTTCCCTGGGGTGGGTGGGCTCCCACATTGCACCACCGATGGcgaagtagattagaagaagagtcCTTCCTTCCCAGCAAGttcctccctctctctcatgataaaagtttaaaaaagtGGTATTGGTGGTAAATTAGCGGCAACAAGTTGACCTTGACCAACGTGTTCAACAAGCAAATGCTATACTACTActattattatattataataatactCTACCGCTACTATATAGGTAGTAGTAGTTCTAATTCTTCTAGAGCTCCAAATCTTTGACCCATTCAAACCTGCATTAGGATCATGTAACTGATGACGTACCTGGCCGCCGCCGATACCATACCACGACGCCTCCATCCCCCCATCCCGGTCATTGACAGATCTAGGCcatgcttggattgcttgtttccatcggaaaatattatcgttttccgtgatcacatttccctatcacctttttttctcgtatatatcaaatcactacagtaatttttccatgaaaaatgatgaaaaatacaatccaaacacaatcctagctttcttttgtttggggGGTTTCTGTTCTCCTTAGGGCTAGGCACAACCATTATACGATTATACTATGCGACGACTATTTTACTGTAACTCGCAACGACTTTATGATTGCTTCTAGAATTCTCGCACCTTTTAATTAACATTATCAGATTACAGTTGCATTCCCGCGATTAAAATGACCATAATgcataaccaaaaaaaaaacaaaaaaagagatagagagagagagaaaaagatatatataCTAAGCCGttacgcaaaaaaaaaaaaaaaaaagtagtgcCTTAGTTTTTACTAGCTGTAAAGTTTGTGACAATGCATGGTCCAACTTGCATAAAAAGAGTGCAGAGGCTGCTAAGCTTGCCTTTGGTAATTACTAACCTAGAGCTTCCGAGATGGTAGTACGTCAATTGcaacaaagaaataaattaatatttttgtcaATCCACTGGAAATGAATTAATCTCCAATCATTTGTCAAACAAGCAAGCAAAAGAGGGCAAAAATAGTAGTAAAGAATTGACTGTGTCATGTGGGGGTGACAACTTGGGCTGTTTTTGAGCAAAGGAACAAGAATCTGAGGAACTTCTGTACCATATACTTACTGAATATACAAAATCCCTGTGGGGTAATAATGTAcatcaaaacaaacaaacaaacaaaccaaCCCACAAAATGAACAAATGAATTTAGACCCGTCTTATTGCAGCAGCAAAGTCTTTTAGCCTAACCTAAAAGGCAAAGCTTTTGCCTTTTCTACCCCATTCAATTCAACACAGCAATGACTCAAGAAACATATCATCCCTTGGCTCATCTTTCGCTCTAGAGAGGGTATTTTCTTGGGGCACGTTCAGGTAAGATCCCATTGAATTCCCAAAGCCATAATTCCCAGCTGGATCCTGCAACATTTTTAGAGTATATGGAGCTTGTTGCCCTTCAGGTGGTGGTGGCCTAAAGCTTCGAATTGGAATTGGATAGTTAGATTGATGAGACATTACTGAAGGCCTTACGGCCATGGGTGCATTGCTGCTAGGCACAGGCCTGTTGGCTGAATTGCTACCACTACCACGAGCAGCAGGCACGTCGTGGTTGTGCTTGCCCTCGTATGTTGTTATCACCGCCCTCAGATCGTGTGAGGCTCTTTCTACATGTTTCCTAACAGGACAACCTGGATTGGTGCACTTGTAGTAGCTCCTGGACGATAGAAACAAACCCCCGACAATTAGATTAGACTAATCTGTCAATGTTGATGCACTTAAGAGAAACAGAAAAAATTCCCTGCTTCTTGCAGTTAAAAAGGATTTTGTCCAACATAAGAGCAATTTAAAAGACCCCGGAAGACTAAAACTACATGACTAATAGAAGTTCATGGTCTTAGAACTGTCGAGCTAATGCTTCAATGGTCAGTCAAAACATTCAACCAGAGGGACTGGACCAagctaaggacttgagactcAAAAAAGTTCTCGTTAGGACTTTCGGTCTTTCACATAAACAATTGCCCAAAGACTAGACTAGTTGACGAATTCAATTCCAAGGCACCACAAAGGCTGGGTGCTGGGTTTGTAGAAGTTGCAAGTTTCTGAAAATTAGgatcaatcattcaaactttCAAGGACTATCTTCTTAGATAAATGTGGAGGGAACTAAAAGAGCAATCAAGATATATCTTTTTTACCTTGGATTGGGATTTCCTTTCACCACCTTCTGACCATACTTTCTCCATCTATATCCATCATCAAGAATATCAATATCACTAGTGGTTTGAACAACAACTCTAGGTTCTCTCACAGTCCTGCTCCCAGGAGCTGAAATTCCTTCACTTTCACTCTCCGTCTTCCTGCAACATGTATCAGAACATCGGTCAAACATTTAAGACTTACCCTAATCCATAAACACATAAATTAAATCTTAATTTCATTAACACTATCAACTAATTAAGCTTACCATCTTTTAGCATCAGGTTCATCATCATCAAATTCATCTCCACCTGATTTGCTCTTAGAGCTCTGCTCAAAATCATCATCCCCGATCGATATGGACGAATTCTCTGGTGTTGCAACAGAATCCATCTGTCCATTTCCAGTGGAGGCATAGGATTGATCAGGTACATCATTAGATTGAGAACTGTAAGGTTGGATGACAACTGAGCAGGCTGTTGAGGAAGCCGATGATCGTCTAGTAGATTGAGGCTTGGGATGGTTATGGTTTCCTTTATAAACTATTTCAGTTATTTGTCCATCTAAAGATCTCTCAACCTTCTTCTTAGTAGGGCAATTGGGAAACGTGCACTTATAATAGCTTCGCGGATTTTCGCTCCCTTTAACTTGCTTCTGCCCATACTTCCTCCAATTGTAACCATCCTCCGACCTTCTCCGTTCACTTAAAGTCTGTgaagattggttatagttgttataATCCGACTGAAATCCGCCGTTTCCTTGAGAATTGGCCTGGATGTTGCCAATTTCAGGAGAAAAACTTTGCATAGAAGTGACATCAGATTTTACGGTAGGGTCATCCTGCTTGGCGGGTTCTTGATAGTTCCAAGCTTGCTGCATTTGTCCCTGTAAAATTTGAACCATTTCAGTATTgaaacaaacacaaaaatctACCGGCGTAAAGCGAGAGGCTTTCAAGCGAAACATGTGAAACTGCTAAAGTACCTCAGGAATTGTGTTGGTCTGTGGCCTAGAGACAGCTGCCTGGGGCTGGAAAGAGAAGTCCTGGTAGTTCTTTTGTTCTTGCTTGATACCCTGCTGCGAATTGTAGGAATTGCTCTTCCAATTGAAGGCTTGAAATGGAAATGACCCTGTCGTTGGAGATGGAAGTACCTGCAGTCCAATTAAAGATGGGAGTTCAGCAGTCATAACTAGCATCTAATGTTGGTTCTCTTAAATCAAAGCACGACAAGGTTTTAGTGTgataaaaattcaaacttttctaGTAATCATATGCAGCAAGGGAAACTAGTCAACACAATTCCcacaattttcattttcattcatatTCTTGGAATCCAAGCAGCAAGACAAAACGAAAAGGCAACGAGAAGAAGCTGAAAAGTTGAGTTGAAGACACATACGCTAGAACCAGAGAGGAGAACTGGAGAGTCCAAGAGCTCAGTTGGGCTCAAGCCAGGGGGAATAGCAAAGTAAGAAGAAGGAGAAACAGGGGGCGGAGAAATGGGCAGAGAAGGGGGAGGAAGTGACTTAAACTTAGGTACCCCAGACCCCGTTCTCTCAGCAATTCGATCACCAAGTCCTCTGCTTTCTGCTGCCATACCAGTGCTGGTGGCCATGGAGTAGCCATCAGATGCAAGAAGGTCGGTGAAGGAAGCAGTAGACATGAACGAAGTAGGCGAAAATGAGAAATTTGCGGTGTCCAAGGTTCCTGTAGAGGCGGCCATTTGAACAAGAAGGTAGGAAGGGATGATTAGACCAAGAGAGCTGTAGCTTTATATCAAGTCAGGAGGACTGGTTAGAGAGAGAATCTACCACAATGAGACAGGGGCTGAACGTTTACACGTATCTTGCGAGGCAATTCTTGAACCTTAGGCTgaggtttttccttttctttttttttttttttccttcccttccttccccccctctctctctctcgtttgGGGGATTTAGCCTTTTAGGGTGTCGTTTTGGGGGCCTAGTGTGAGTAAGGCATCTTCTGCGAAGATCAGCAGATGTTTGACCGTGGAAAAAGAAATACTAGTACATAATAATTTAATAGTAtattttttggttcaaaactcgTGGGTTTGACCACGATGGCTTCATCCAGAAATGAGAGAGCGGCGGCTGAGAGTTGGATTTGGACAGCTAACGCGCTGTGTCGCTCTCAATTTGGGTGTATTGTCTCTGTAAAGGATTAGCAATAGAGAATTATTTGATCATTGCCAACAGGAGAGTTCTAGATAAACAAGCATGTAAACggtagccaaaaaaaaaaaaaaaaagagagtttgTGAATGTTAGCTAGATTTATCTTATTAAAAAGGGttaatcttttatacactgacaatatatatattaacgGATCTGAATACATatcatatatataaaatttgatgtttaaattcaaattcagatgATGTGGCATTCATCCAATTTCGTCAGTTTATACACTAACAGTGTAGAAAAAATTAATCCCATTAAAAAACTTTATGAACAGTAATTAATTAATCGCATCCTGCGTTTTCTCGTTGCTTTGAGAAATTACAGAGAGAAAGAGGCGCACCATTATTTGTTAATCACTGATTTTGATTCGTAATATCGTGCAGTAATTCTTGCAATGAAATTatggtttcaaaacatacatatatttttattgtagcactttttgtgatgtaatgtatgtgagataaaaaggtaattagaaagataaaaaagtgtattgaaaattataatagtgatgtaagcaaatatatttgggaaaataacttacaatccaaacacactattTAATGTTTGGCTAGTTACTTAGTACCATATGTGTAGCCTGGATTGATCACCAGCTACAGCTATCGAATGCAATAAAGTTGTAATACATTTAATAGTAGTGTATTTAACAGTCATTTGGACGAATTTGTTCATTGTTTTTGTGAGATAAGGTAACGTATGCCGTGCGTTTTGTCATGTATATTGTTGACTCCAACTCAAACAACAGGTCATTGTAgtgcttttctctcttttctgttTTCATCTTCACCTCCGACTAATCCGCCAccagctgctgctgctgcatcATGCCACGTTAAAGTCATTCAATTTTCATTCGTGTGGAAGTGAACAAAGAATTTTCCACGCGAGTAGATTATAGTTACAGTCACATTATTCAAGAATCTCCCATGTCTCCCTCCTCCTCCAAACAAAATCCTTGAAACGGCAGCCACAGCCGCCACTTCTCACCTCGCATGCATAAATGCTTTGGTGGTTACCCAAAATCCAACAAGAATTGAATCTGCTGCCGCTCATGTTCAATTCAATTTGGTCCAAGATCCACAGCATCTGCATTCTTCTgcattctgttttttttttttttttttttggtttttctgGGCAGCTTCTGTCCTGAATCAGTGATCACCCTGCCCATGCATTGAATCACATCGTGGAAGACGATGATGTGTCCATGAAAACGCTTGACGTTGAAAACATTGACTTGGGGTGTGGTAATGAAATGCATCGCCCCTGTGATTCTGGAAGATTGATGCTAATTGATAGTGATCAAACGAATCACATAACAACATACTATTAATGACAAATTCCAGGCGCAAATGGAGTGGTCAGAGGAATAATTTAAAAGGGTGGTCagtcaaaatttcatttttcgcAAGATCTGAACATAAACAAATTTCCAGCTGACTTTTGGAAAAAGTAAGTCAGCAGTCTCCTCCCGCTACTTCGAGAAGATGATAACGTTAGTATAATTTTCAATCTGAAATTGATAAGGTTTACCTTTCAACAAAGGAAATCGATCAAAGTCTATTTTTGAACCCCATTCATCAATTCTTTATTGGAGTCACTTCCGCGGGCGGACTAGACTCCTGCCCCTCACAGGCACAACAAGGCTTCCAGGTTTATTATACATGAATCTGGTGAGCTGGAGAAATGTGCATGGATTGTGAGAATTATTGAACAAACAGCATCCTACATTGACATTCAAGCCAACAACTAACTATTGGGTGTTAAAAACTAATCGTGACAAAATTATGGGTTATACTATACATGGTACCAAGATGCATGCATTTATGTGCGAGTAAAGTCCGAACATATTTGACTTTTGGGTAGTACTCTTTGCCATAGTTCTGCTTCCACTCGTTCGGTCTAGGATATTCTGAGAGGAGAAAAAGAATATGGTCATGGTCAAATGTTTCAGCAGATTGAATAAGGTCAAATTAGAATTATAGGCAAAGCCTATAGGGACGTTCTATTTTCAAATCAAGAAGTTACTCAGTCTCGACACCCCATTAAATTGCTCAAGACTCAAGAGAGTAACGAGTAATCTGAATCAGTAGCAACAAGAATATGGATGGTAGTATGAAATCATCTTTCTGG is drawn from Coffea arabica cultivar ET-39 chromosome 1c, Coffea Arabica ET-39 HiFi, whole genome shotgun sequence and contains these coding sequences:
- the LOC113731163 gene encoding WRKY transcription factor WRKY24-like, with product MAASTGTLDTANFSFSPTSFMSTASFTDLLASDGYSMATSTGMAAESRGLGDRIAERTGSGVPKFKSLPPPSLPISPPPVSPSSYFAIPPGLSPTELLDSPVLLSGSSVLPSPTTGSFPFQAFNWKSNSYNSQQGIKQEQKNYQDFSFQPQAAVSRPQTNTIPEGQMQQAWNYQEPAKQDDPTVKSDVTSMQSFSPEIGNIQANSQGNGGFQSDYNNYNQSSQTLSERRRSEDGYNWRKYGQKQVKGSENPRSYYKCTFPNCPTKKKVERSLDGQITEIVYKGNHNHPKPQSTRRSSASSTACSVVIQPYSSQSNDVPDQSYASTGNGQMDSVATPENSSISIGDDDFEQSSKSKSGGDEFDDDEPDAKRWKTESESEGISAPGSRTVREPRVVVQTTSDIDILDDGYRWRKYGQKVVKGNPNPRSYYKCTNPGCPVRKHVERASHDLRAVITTYEGKHNHDVPAARGSGSNSANRPVPSSNAPMAVRPSVMSHQSNYPIPIRSFRPPPPEGQQAPYTLKMLQDPAGNYGFGNSMGSYLNVPQENTLSRAKDEPRDDMFLESLLC